Genomic DNA from Pseudodesulfovibrio sp. S3:
AAGAAAGGCCAAGAGTAGGAGTCCATGCGAAAGGCGTTGAGTTGGTTTCTCTCCATCCTCTTTCACGCCGTGCTGGTGTACGGGTTGATGCAATCAATCGACCTGGAACCGTTTTCGTTGGAAAAACTCATGGAGGTGGACCTGGCCGAAGTGCAGGAACCCGAAATCATCACTCCCATGCCTGCCCCCCTGCCTGTGCCGCCCCCCGAACCCGTGGCCGACCAGGCCGAAACCGAGGAACTGCCCGCAGCCGCCCCCCTGCCCATGGACAAAACCGTGGTCCTCGACGATTCGCCTCCCCCGCCCGCACCTGCGCCCGAACCGGAACCGGTGCCAGAACCCGAGCCTGAACCGGACGTGGTGGAGATCAGCCCGGTCAAGACCCTGCCGCCCGAAGTGGAATTGGCAGAGGACGGCAAACCGAAAAAGATCATCGTCCGCAAAGATTTCACCGTACACAGAGGAGCGGAGGCCCGCTTCGGACGGGCCTTGATGGGCGACTATTTTTCCTACTCCTCCAAGGAGTTTTCCGGTCAGTTCAAGACCCGGGACAACCGCACCATCTCCATTATCGACGCCCGGAACACCAAGTACGGCCGGTTTTTGATTTACGACTCCAAGAACAAGACCCTGCGCCGACTCAAACAGGCCTTCGGCAAATACGTCTACACCATCGGGCCGTCCCTGTACGCGGACGAACCGGTCACCGGCTCCATCACCTTCCTGGCCAAGAACGACCGTATCGAACGGTTCATCCTGCTCACGGACGACGACCGCATCGCCCACTACCCCATCAAGGTGCACGTCAGGGAGGAGGAGGTCTCCTTCAAAGGGCCGGCCGGCAACATACAGGCCAACCTGTCCCGCCCCCCCTATGACGAGGGCCACGCCGGGGTGGTGGTCATTCACGGACCCGACTGCGTGGACCCGGGTCTTGTCCAGGGGTTCACCCGAACCCTGTCCATGCAGAACCTGGCCACGTTGACCTTCACACCCCGAGGGTGCAACGACGAGGAACAAGCCCCCGGCACCACTGACGAACTGGTTCAGGACACCCTGGCCGGACTCGAATATCTGACCAACCACCCCCACATTGATGCCGGACAAGTCGGCATCTGGGGCAATGGACCGGGCGTATCCGCTGCCATTGAGGTAGCCGTGCAGGCGCATCCGAAATACCTGATCTGCCTGCTCACCGACTCCATGGATGTCAAAGATGTCCCCGGCCGAAACGTCCTGACCGCTCTGGACATTCCGGTGCTGTGGCTGATCACCGGCAGAAACATAACCAGATGGGCCCCCCTTGTCCGCGATCTGGAAGCGCTGCGTGACAAGAACAAGCAGCCTTTCTCCATCATCAAGGCTCCTCTCAAAGCCAGCCAGGAAGTGCTCAACGCCCAAGGCGACCAATCGGGCTGGGTTGAACAGGTCACCGACGACCATGCCTCGGTGGCACTTTCCTGGATTCAGACCCTGAAATAACCTCCCGGCCACAAAGATGCAGGAGATTTCCTTTCCAGCCTTCCCATCGGCAAACGATTGCGGTAGGGTAATACTATTGTTGCAAATCTTCTGAAACCATTTCCACTGCGCCGGATATACCGTGAAAAAAGCGTCCAAAACCCGCCTGGAAACAGAACCCTTCGCCCGCAACCTGGACAATGATCCGCACCTCTTTCGACGACTGATCGATGCCACGGGAATGGCTGTCTCCATTCACGACAAAAAACTCGTGCCCCTGTACGGCAACGCAGCCTACACAAAATTATGGGGTTATCCCATCGAAGAACTTCAGCGCACTCCTATGGAAACCGTCTTGCCGAAAAAAACGCTGGAAATATACCGAAACGAGGTAGAGCCTGCCATTGCCGCCGGTCGGCACTGGCAGGGTGAATACGGTATCCGCTCCAAGAACGGGCAGCTGCACAACATAAGAAGCCGATTCGATCCGATACCGGACGGTTCGGGCGAAATCACCCACGCCATCTCCATCAATCAAAACGCCCCCGACCTCGAAAGGCCCAGAACCGACATGGAAGCAGCGCGGGAAAGCCTGAATTTCATCTCCAACTCCTCCAGCGACATCTTTTTCCGGCTGAAACTCCCAGAAGGAACCTACGACTATCTCAGTCCCTCGGTGGAACGCTTTTCGGGCTACAGCCTGGAGGAGTATGATGCAAACCCTCTGCTCATCAGAAACATCATTCATCCGGACTGGCAGGGCTATTTTCAGGAAACCTTCGAAGAACTGCTCAGGGGCGAGGTCAGGCCGGAATATGAATTCCAGTTCATCCACAAATCCGGTGAACCCCGATGGGCCAGCCAGAGGGTCGTCCTGCTCAAAGACAATGCCGGAAAAACCCTCGGTATCGAAGGCATTGCCACAGACGTCACCGCCCGCAAACACGCTGAGGAACTGCTCAGGGCCAGTGAAGAAAAATACCGCTTCCTGACCGAGAACATCACGGACATCATCTGGACCATGGACGACGACTACAAACTGACCTATGCCACGCCGTCCATTGTCGACATCCTGGAGTATTCCTTTGAGGAACTTCAAGATATTCCGCTGACAAAAATACTCACCCCCGGCTCCGCCAAAGCCATGGAGCGGGCCAAGGAGCAACGGCGCAAGGCCGAGGCCCGAGGCGAATTCGGCCTGATAAACCAGGTGGAAATGGAGTTCCTCCTCAAGAACGGCGAGACACTGTGGGTGGATACCGTGATCAAACGGTTGTTCGATGCAAAAGGCCAGCCCAACGGATACCAGGGAGTATCCCGCGACATTACCCAGCGCAGGGAAACCAGGATCGCCATGGCCAAGAGCGAAGCCAGGTTCCGCACTCTTTTCGAGGATTCACCCATCTCCCTATGGGAAGAAGACCTTTCCCGCCTCAAGACGTATTTCGACGAGCTCAAGGCAGGGGGCGTCACCGATTTCCGCCAATTCTTTTACGACAACCCGGACCGCTTGGCCTACTGCGCCACCCTGGTCACGGTGGTGGACGTGAACAAGGCCACCCTGGACCTGCTCGGCGCCTCATCCAAGGAGGACTTGCTCGGCAACCTGGAAAAAGTCCTGACCGACAGTTCCATGGCCGCCTTTACCGAAGAAATGATCCTGCTCGCTTCCGGGGGCTGCGAATACTGCGG
This window encodes:
- a CDS encoding PAS domain S-box protein — its product is MKKASKTRLETEPFARNLDNDPHLFRRLIDATGMAVSIHDKKLVPLYGNAAYTKLWGYPIEELQRTPMETVLPKKTLEIYRNEVEPAIAAGRHWQGEYGIRSKNGQLHNIRSRFDPIPDGSGEITHAISINQNAPDLERPRTDMEAARESLNFISNSSSDIFFRLKLPEGTYDYLSPSVERFSGYSLEEYDANPLLIRNIIHPDWQGYFQETFEELLRGEVRPEYEFQFIHKSGEPRWASQRVVLLKDNAGKTLGIEGIATDVTARKHAEELLRASEEKYRFLTENITDIIWTMDDDYKLTYATPSIVDILEYSFEELQDIPLTKILTPGSAKAMERAKEQRRKAEARGEFGLINQVEMEFLLKNGETLWVDTVIKRLFDAKGQPNGYQGVSRDITQRRETRIAMAKSEARFRTLFEDSPISLWEEDLSRLKTYFDELKAGGVTDFRQFFYDNPDRLAYCATLVTVVDVNKATLDLLGASSKEDLLGNLEKVLTDSSMAAFTEEMILLASGGCEYCGEITNRTLHGETIWVMVHFFVPDEFKDTLSRVIVSLLNVTPRKRAEQALMDSEERYRVLAENSQEGVVVQQDGKPIYINESMVEIVGYSLNELKEMHLPELVHPQDRESFNYQLAGLTAGEEKEAFASFRIITRHEQVRWVMLNVKPIMWEGREAKMAILTDVTHHKALEAELLTAHGQMEDRVKKRTTELSEANTQLKAEAEERSKAQERILSLTQEIIRVQEDERQRIARDLHDNVAQDLSSLMLRMETLFDGHSRVDLELHKRGITVMHVLRGAIASVRDIAYGLRPPALDQLGLVKALENLCTEAGSRHSFDVDFFSTGIQDIALDFDTEINIYRMVQEAVRNIARHARAKTATIRLVKSHPDILIRIEDNGQGFLVQERLTTSDSEKRMGLRSMEERARLIGGSMEIQSLPGTGTRIIFKVPIDSARRQG